CATATGGTTGAAAAGCGAATTCAATCAAGAAACATCAATCAAGCacaatgaaagaagaaaaaaggataCTTTCAATACATTGCTGGGTGCTGTTAAGCTTGGACAGCTTGTCAGCGAGTATCTGCTCGCTGAAGACGCTATTCATAGCTCCCCTGCCAACCAACCTGCggtacaaaaaagaaaaatgacatTAAACGAAACCCTAGAAACAAAAACCAATTGAACGAATATAAAggcgaaaattttaaaattttaaaacactaaaaccctaaaacagaattaaaattgaaaaacccAAAATGGGGGGAAACTGAAAAGTGGAAGAAACAAAAGCAGAAGCAAGTTTGAAAAAAACGGAagcaataagaaaagagattcAAATTGAGCTAAAGCAAGAGTGGAGAATTAAATCCAAATGAAACGGTTCATatgaagaattgagtaaatGCAGAATaaggagaagaaagaggaaTTGAGCTGAAATACCAAGCAAGAGCAGCAATGCAAAATGAATCCGAAGCAGTTGAAACGCGGCGTAAAAGGTGAAGGCTTGACTCTTGAGAGTGAATGAAGGAAGCAGAGAGAGGGAGGCAGGGAAGGAAGGAATGTGCgttaaagaagagaagagaagagaagagtgtgtgttttatttatttaaaagaagaaaaatgtttatttttttaggatttatgtTTTGTCCATTTGGCGCAAACTGTGGAACAAGTTTGTCTTAAAACGGCGCACCTTAGTTCCGAGTACTTAGATGCAACATTCACACGCACTCCACTTCTAATCACCGACTCATCCTGCAAAATCAACCAATTTCACCAGGAAcgtttcttcttctcctacttTTTTAATTGAcactttaacaaaaaaaatcttgtACAAGGATTGgattgaaagataaaaaaaaatatgtatttttattaaattcattgatttaaaaatataaaagaagacAATTATCATGAGTTTTATAACAAGATTTTTACTTTTCAATAAGCAATGGTGAATGGACACAAATAGAGTCAAattctctttcatcattaattattaatctgACTAATTTCTCTATTTATTACCCAAGTCAACTTATTTTCTTAATatggatttttcttttatgcGGCAATTAAACATAAATACTATTACGTATAAAATTAAGcaatttaattaatatgaataaaaaaacaatttaatgaaaaaagagtAATAATAGTTTAGTGTGTGTTTGTATTAAAGTTTACAAACTTAgattatattattcaaaattaggtttagataaaaattattaaaaaaatataaatttatatcatttaaaattatattattttaacattccttgactataatttttttaaaaagaatttaaatttatgtgctaaaatttagtattttttgttataatatttaattatatctttctaatgaaatttatattataaaattaacaataataaataaaatatatactaatttaagaacatataataaaaaatatacaaagtcaaataaaaaataaaattttataaaaaaatatgtattaataaaaatgattaaaaaaatttatataaacaatGAGTActaaaaattctattaaaaaatataaaaatatacatcagtaaacaacaaaaaaagctctaaacaaaaatattcatactattaacaagaaaaataaataaaaaattgataaaaaatcaaaacttaacagaaaatactaataataatattaaaatttatttatttgtaaaacatagccataaaaaaaattcaagaactctaataattattttttggtatCTCTTGTTGTAAATGAGATTAAATGgcaaaattagtaaaaaaaatcttcaattaatttttcaatCTATTAATTCAACGCAAAAGTTAAATGCATAAGCGGTGAATGGAAGTTTAAAGCTAAAATGGTGTTCAAGAAAATACACTCTtaatcatttttctttgttttctcttaattctttttctcatttttttgtttaacgACAATATCTTTTTTAACAAAGTCTTTGGGGACTAagccaaatattttcaaatgttTAAACCTAttctaaactaaaaaatttacaaCGATCAAAGTAGaacattttgaaaatatagaaaaggcAAAATTTCATGAATATAACATTACAAAATTATCTTATTCGTCGCTATCAAATATAACACTACAAAGTACTAGTAATTTTGTGAGTGACCTCTTGCTAGTGTGTGTATGATAAGGGCCAAGGCTACATAATTATCAGATTCGCCTGTTCCAAATTTCCTGAGGTAAATAATCTTTCCCAAGTCCAAGCACACCATTAATGCATTCACGTAATTATTCCAAAATTCAATTCCAAGgaaaaagcaaagcaaattcTTATGGAAGTTCATTCGATTTGGCCAAGGATACCTTACAAAGTTCATTAGTGTGACATTTGGACAAATTTAGGTTTCGAGTTTCGACCCATTCAAATATAAATTACCATATACTTACCATTgatataacaacaacaacaacaacatcctACCTACAGTTCCAAGATGAGAATTTACGAAACACGTGTTAACTAAAAAATggtaagaaataaaaaaaaaatcataaaagctGACAGGGAAGAATCATTGCACTAAATCCCTACTTCTTGATGCTTCTGCCCCGTGCCGCAAGTTTTGCTGCAACTTTCTCTTCAGATAAAGGTAGATAGTAAATTCGAGGAGTTGCTCTGGTTTTGCGAAACAGATCATCCAGTGTGACCATAGGTTGGTCAACATTCTCTGGAAGGGGTGGTAGCTGTTCTCTTGCTGCTGGAGGGGTTTTTGACTGTGGTGTTGGTGGAGGAGGGAGGGTAGATGGAGCAGGTGCCTGCTCTCTGCAGCGACGAACGGCAGGCTCTGGCTGTAAGGAAATGGGTGTCAGTGTTACGGGAGGNNNNNNNNNNNNNNNNNNNNNNNNNNNNNNNNNNNNNNNNNNNTGCGGATCGACATATTCCGCAACCAAAAGGCGTCCACCATTTGGAGGCCATTGCAGATTATACACAGCATTGCGTGTCTCAGTGGCTTCTTCAACAGATGAGTACTACATCACAACACAAAATATTGATTATATTTATATGATGACTACTAACCATAACATCACAGGGGGACCTCCATGTCCGGAAGATGAGTATGATTATGAATAAAATCTTACAGTGACATAGCAATGGGTCTTTATTTGGTCCATCCAGAAACTGACAACATTCCCAGTTTTACCAAGAAGTTCTTGCACCGCTTTTAGAGTAAAAGGGCGTAGGAATTGATCAATCCTGAGGGAATTAGTTGGTGCCCTTTGTGATGGTGGAACTGCCATAGATCAAAGCAACACAACTTAGGCTAGGAAAGAGCCGGAACACTATATCTAATGGTATGACAAGAAAGCTAAATCCAAAAGATACAGAAGGACACAAAAACAGAAACAAATAATACTACTTAATGTTTGGAACCATAAACATAAATCAGTAAGGTCATTTATGCTAAAATGAAAACTCAAGAACTGAAATTTATGTTATGCGTATCCCATAGGCCTGAGCTGTGGTTTGATAACTGTGCATAACTAAACTTTGAGTGTattgatttctttttcatttcactTATTTGGATTACAAGAAGGGTTTAAAATTGATATTAATTAACTCAGCACCAAAAGTAAAAGCACCAGCTCTTCTCAGCTAATAATCCAATTACAATGAATATCAACTTACCAATACGCTCCTTGAGTGAATCATCCTTCCCTGAGGAATCAGATCTGGAGAGGATGTGCTTCAAAGTAGCTGGCTCATCCTTTGGTGCAGCAACAGGCCTGAGAGCAGGACTTTGTGGATCTGAGCTTTTAACTGTTTGTGTTTCAGAGTTCCAACTTCGTTGCCGCTTGGCACGCTCATTAATCTCATCTGATGATTGTTCTGTGATGCAATTTCCATATTAGAACTGAGTATAAAAATGCTACCATAAACTGATAACAGCAACATGCACAGAATGCAGCATAGATTGCACATGGATCTCTCATTCAATTATCTCTATCAAAAGACAGGATTCCTCCACCACTTTTCCAaagaaattttgtattttttccaaaagctagggaaaaaaatagaagaatgttATTCACAAAGGAACACAGGTTGAAGTTATATTCAGTTCTCAAATTTCAAACGGAAAACTAAAACTGCTATGactgagaaaattgatttttatatttctgtTATATTAGCATGGCAGATTGGCAGGTGCCATTTTTGCAGTTTATTGTTGAAAATTCCAAacaatctttgattaacttaactGTTAATGGTGATGATCCTAAAGTGGATTTTGTGAAATACTTTTCATATAAATAGTTATTCACAAGatagttttaaatatttttttatagcatTGGTTCTTAATAAACAAATTCCAAATAAGTAATTCTACACAGTATAGTAGAGACTCCTCACTCCATGAAGGGTTGTGTTAAGCTTGTGACAGCCAACGTAAAATTCTGTCACATCCCAATCCATGGACACGACATAATGACGTCTTTGAtccatgtagccgaccccacttagtgggaaaAGGCTTTGTTAGGTATAGTAGAGAGTCCATGGATAATCTCCATTCTCCACATGAAACTGAACGACCACTAAATAATATCGAGCTTCTCCATGgttagaaaatgcagaaaacatTCAGAACACTCAACAATGTAATACAAAGAATCTAAAACACTTGGTCAAAGTCCAACAGATCATCATGgggattaaaaacaaaaaagaaaaattaccaTGAAATTTTCGTTTCTCAACAAGAGAAACTGGAGGTGTATGATTGTCTTGGCTGGTATCATCACCTTTTTCTAAAGATGGACCATCTCCCTCAACTAAAGTACTACCTTCCTCCTTCACATTAGGAACTTCAAAATGCTCTCCCTTGTCTTTTagttcatcatcatcaaacttaGAATCAACTTGTTTAATCTCTGGCAAATCCTCCTCCATGGAGTCATCACCAGAGCTTCTATCGAAGTTTAATTTCTCTGGATACCCAACATCTTCATTATGGCTATTGATCTTGTTCAACTCTGGACTTTTGTTATTATCCTCATCAGATGCCTTTTTCTCATGTAGCTCTCCAACATCCATTGGTTGTATTTCGTCATAAACAGCAACATCATATCTGGATGATGGTTCTTCCACCATATCTGGCCTAACAATCTCTTGTTCTAATTTAACATTTTCAGCAATTATATTATCCTTTAGTTCATTCTTTTGATTAATTGACACGGAATTAGTAGAAATAGAATCAGATTTTACTTGAGACCCTAAACTAGAGCTGACCTCAGATACCTGATTTTCTGGAACTGAATAGTTGGCCATGAGATCCTTGCCGGGAAGCTTTAGGTCACACTCCAGCTGGGGCTTCGAGTCTTGATTATCCAGCTGCGAGTTTGAGTCCTTATTATCCAGATGTTCTTTTGACTCATTATTCTCCTGGTTGGTTACCGAGTCACCATAGTCCTTCTGTTGTTCTGCACTATATGAATCGTGACTGCTGACTACTACTTCCGTTGAAACACTGTCAGTGACCGTAGTGGTGGGTATCTCCATGGTAGGTGCATGAACAATTTCTGAGGACTCCACATTTGTAGAATTTATATCGACAGATGAATCCATGTGTTCAACTTCTTCATTCACAGCAGGTGCAGTACTATTAATGTCAAATGGGACAGCAACATTGTCCAGCTTGTCACTCTTGTTGGCATCATTATCCACaacctctgaaatattttcagcaCCAACGGTTTCAACTGGTTTAGTTAAACTGGAAGTACCCTTTTCAGCCATTTCAACTGTTTCATCATTTATAATCGTATCGACAACTTCAGCAACTACAGGCTCCGTCTGCGAATCTTTTAGCACAGAAAGATCACTGTTGAAACCATTTGCCTCATCCTTCTCTGAAGCCTCGGCAGCCTCCCTTTCAACGCGAAGAGCTTCATCCAAACGTTTGATCAAATCATCCTTCAAACCTTTGGTCGTAAGTTTCCTTCTCTTCAACTCCTCTTTCAGCTCCGTAACCTTCCACTTGTCAATCGGTCGATTGGCAAGAATTGGATATTTTGATGACATTATAACCAAATCAACTAAGCTTTCCCTAACCTGGAGTGGCAAACTATATTCCACAAACAatcaacaaagaaaacaaacaaaacgtCAATCAAAAGATTATATTACCAATTCCATTTATTTTCATCTCATtacaaattgaattgaatatgaTAGTGGTGGTAGTGTGGCGATGATGATAATTATAAGGGCCTTCTGGGGAATttcaaaataagatattaaatttgaaatatgttGCACACATTTTGtaagtaaataataattataaaaatagatTCGAACATGAAAAAGTACTCACATGAAAGTTTGTCCTGCTTAATGCGCGAAACCCTAATTgcagaagagaagagggagaatTAGAGAAGCAGCAACGTCGAaatgaaagagagaaagagaagctACCCCAAAACAAAAACGaacgaaagaaaaaaatatataatgttgcaaaatcaaaagaagaagaaggagaaacaCGATGATAAAGATAAAACAcgcgaagaaaaaggaagagaaacacaaaaaaaaaaaaaaaaaaaaccaacaaaGCAACAGATAAAACTGAGATTCAATCCCAAAGAATATTTTGTCCAGGTGAGGGAGACAATCATAAAATAACGGAATTGGAAAAAGCGCGAGat
The genomic region above belongs to Arachis duranensis cultivar V14167 chromosome 3, aradu.V14167.gnm2.J7QH, whole genome shotgun sequence and contains:
- the LOC107480405 gene encoding uncharacterized protein LOC107480405 (The sequence of the model RefSeq protein was modified relative to this genomic sequence to represent the inferred CDS: added 67 bases not found in genome assembly); this encodes MSSKYPILANRPIDKWKVTELKEELKRRKLTTKGLKDDLIKRLDEALRVEREAAEASEKDEANGFNSDLSVLKDSQTEPVVAEVVDTIINDETVEMAEKGTSSLTKPVETVGAENISEVVDNDANKSDKLDNVAVPFDINSTAPAVNEEVEHMDSSVDINSTNVESSEIVHAPTMEIPTTTVTDSVSTEVVVSSHDSYSAEQQKDYGDSVTNQENNESKEHLDNKDSNSQLDNQDSKPQLECDLKLPGKDLMANYSVPENQVSEVSSSLGSQVKSDSISTNSVSINQKNELKDNIIAENVKLEQEIVRPDMVEEPSSRYDVAVYDEIQPMDVGELHEKKASDEDNNKSPELNKINSHNEDVGYPEKLNFDRSSGDDSMEEDLPEIKQVDSKFDDDELKDKGEHFEVPNVKEEGSTLVEGDGPSLEKGDDTSQDNHTPPVSLVEKRKFHEQSSDEINERAKRQRSWNSETQTVKSSDPQSPALRPVAAPKDEPATLKHILSRSDSSGKDDSLKERIVPPSQRAPTNSLRIDQFLRPFTLKAVQELLGKTGNVVSFWMDQIKTHCYVTYSSVEEATETRNAVYNLQWPPNGGRLLVAEYVDPQEVKMKLEPPPVPVASVNDGSAVPPVTLTPISLQPEPAVRRCREQAPAPSTLPPPPTPQSKTPPAAREQLPPLPENVDQPMVTLDDLFRKTRATPRIYYLPLSEEKVAAKLAARGRSIKK